Proteins encoded within one genomic window of Candidatus Binataceae bacterium:
- a CDS encoding chromate transporter codes for MKIFLLAGGLSFGGGAVAYLREYLVRREGWMTDDQFLDGMEVSETLPGLNAVNMSVIVGDELRGIPGAALAVLGMLLPGAITVMILGIVWESNRQNPYVMRMLAGIAAAAVGLLLSVTLQLGKRQVGKLPDVAIVAVTFLAVSVFKLSLPLVLFTIGPIAVLMYRPHESRPHLGESLPFHRGPHHEKHRH; via the coding sequence TTGAAAATCTTCCTGCTGGCCGGAGGATTGAGCTTCGGCGGCGGCGCGGTCGCTTATTTGCGCGAATATCTGGTCCGCCGCGAGGGCTGGATGACCGACGACCAGTTCCTTGACGGCATGGAAGTCAGCGAGACCTTGCCGGGTCTGAATGCCGTCAACATGTCGGTGATCGTCGGCGACGAGCTGCGCGGGATTCCCGGCGCCGCGCTCGCCGTGCTCGGGATGCTGTTGCCGGGCGCGATCACCGTGATGATCCTCGGCATCGTATGGGAATCCAATCGCCAGAATCCCTACGTGATGCGGATGCTGGCGGGAATCGCGGCGGCGGCGGTCGGTTTGCTGCTCTCGGTCACGCTTCAGCTCGGCAAGCGTCAAGTGGGCAAATTACCTGACGTCGCGATCGTTGCGGTTACCTTCCTTGCAGTCAGCGTCTTCAAGTTGTCACTGCCGCTGGTCCTCTTCACCATCGGACCGATCGCGGTGCTGATGTATCGTCCCCACGAGAGCCGGCCGCACCTCGGCGAATCGCTGCCCTTCCATCGCGGACCTCATCACGAGAAGCACCGGCACTAA
- a CDS encoding chromate transporter, which yields MTRLIHLFLVFALLGVLAMGGGTAVLPEMQHMTVHTFGWLTDKQFRDIYSLGQVAPGPNMLMVLVIGYRLAGAMGALVVGLGFFVPDCILTLVVNRWWEHLKSPWRVSVQRGMAPVAIGLMLSGTWAIARLAIFGNTRINSEALAIAIAVYAILSWRHINPGVLVLIGGVVYLLLPH from the coding sequence ATGACGCGGCTTATCCATCTGTTCCTGGTGTTCGCGCTGCTCGGCGTTCTCGCCATGGGCGGTGGCACCGCAGTCCTGCCCGAAATGCAGCACATGACGGTGCATACGTTTGGCTGGCTGACCGATAAGCAGTTCCGCGATATCTACAGTCTCGGCCAAGTCGCGCCGGGACCCAACATGCTGATGGTGCTCGTTATCGGCTATCGGCTCGCAGGTGCGATGGGCGCGTTGGTGGTAGGCCTCGGCTTCTTCGTTCCGGATTGCATCCTGACGCTGGTCGTCAACCGATGGTGGGAGCATCTGAAGTCGCCTTGGCGCGTGTCGGTGCAACGCGGGATGGCGCCGGTGGCGATCGGGCTGATGCTGTCGGGAACGTGGGCGATCGCGCGGCTTGCGATCTTCGGCAACACGCGCATCAACTCTGAAGCCCTCGCGATCGCCATCGCCGTATACGCAATCCTCAGTTGGCGGCACATCAATCCCGGCGTCCTGGTCCTGATCGGCGGCGTGGTTTATTTGTTACTTCCTCATTAG